From Riemerella anatipestifer ATCC 11845 = DSM 15868, a single genomic window includes:
- the menD gene encoding 2-succinyl-5-enolpyruvyl-6-hydroxy-3-cyclohexene-1-carboxylic-acid synthase, with protein sequence MKQYTSKRSVQILAHLLSQYGISNIVISPGSRNAPMAIHFTEFEEFNAYSIVDERSAGFVALGMAKSQKKPVALSCTSGSAVANYYPAVVEAFYQNVPLLLLTADRPSDYADIFDGQTIRQNQIFQQHSYGDFQLLEDSHEEADEHNFKTIKTAIELCLEKQGPVHINIPLEEPLYNLVSEIPVMPTIEKESKNNSFELDITLVAEWNTSKKIMILTGTLDKNPELEAYLSQLVKNHTAVVLTEVNSNLHNEKFFGHIDRYIFNLEEKDFPNYAPDLLITIGQNVVSKKVKHFLRKSQIKNHWHIDEHWHPDTYFVLNRKIETKAEEFFKKLIQGINLEPRTYFNLWEGLKNKLDAKHEEYVSLAPFSDFKCFEIITQNTPKEYNIHISNSSAIRYAQLFDFQYQNTIYCNRGTSGIDGCTSTAMGFAIANEKPTLLITGDISFFYDINGLWNPYIPPYTRIIILNNGEGNIFRIIPGPDTTNAMDEFIATKHSKNAETIAKHFGFSYFRAEDLITVERSLPHFFSPDAKPKILEIYTKNASSEEVLKAYFKSLKLD encoded by the coding sequence ATGAAACAATATACCTCTAAACGCAGTGTGCAAATTTTGGCTCACTTGCTGTCTCAATATGGCATCAGTAATATTGTAATTTCTCCAGGCTCTAGAAATGCCCCAATGGCAATACATTTTACAGAGTTTGAAGAGTTTAATGCTTACAGCATAGTGGACGAAAGAAGTGCAGGATTTGTAGCATTAGGTATGGCAAAAAGCCAGAAAAAGCCTGTGGCTTTGTCTTGTACTAGTGGTTCTGCAGTGGCTAATTATTACCCTGCAGTGGTAGAAGCTTTTTATCAAAATGTTCCTTTGTTGTTACTAACCGCCGATAGACCTTCTGATTATGCTGATATTTTTGATGGACAAACCATTAGACAAAATCAGATTTTTCAACAGCATTCTTACGGAGATTTTCAACTTTTAGAAGATAGCCACGAAGAAGCCGATGAGCATAATTTTAAAACCATTAAAACAGCCATAGAACTTTGCTTAGAGAAGCAAGGTCCTGTGCATATTAACATTCCTTTAGAGGAGCCTTTATACAATTTGGTATCCGAAATTCCTGTAATGCCTACCATAGAAAAAGAAAGCAAAAACAATAGTTTTGAGCTAGACATTACTTTGGTAGCAGAATGGAATACCTCCAAAAAGATAATGATTCTTACGGGGACTTTGGATAAAAATCCAGAGCTGGAAGCCTATCTTTCTCAGTTGGTTAAAAATCATACAGCGGTGGTTTTAACGGAGGTTAATTCTAACCTTCACAACGAGAAGTTTTTTGGGCATATAGACCGTTATATTTTTAATTTAGAGGAGAAAGATTTTCCAAATTATGCTCCAGATTTACTTATTACTATTGGGCAAAATGTAGTTTCTAAAAAGGTAAAACATTTTCTAAGAAAATCCCAAATCAAGAACCATTGGCATATAGATGAGCATTGGCACCCAGATACCTATTTTGTACTTAATAGAAAAATTGAAACCAAAGCCGAAGAGTTCTTTAAAAAACTTATACAAGGTATCAATCTAGAGCCAAGAACCTATTTTAATCTTTGGGAGGGTCTTAAAAATAAACTAGATGCTAAGCATGAAGAATATGTCTCTCTAGCACCGTTTTCTGATTTTAAATGCTTTGAAATTATCACCCAAAACACACCAAAAGAATACAATATCCACATTTCTAATAGTTCAGCTATAAGGTATGCTCAGCTATTTGATTTTCAGTATCAAAATACAATCTACTGTAACAGAGGAACTAGCGGTATAGATGGTTGCACTTCTACGGCTATGGGTTTTGCTATTGCTAACGAAAAACCTACACTTCTCATTACAGGAGATATTAGTTTTTTCTATGATATCAATGGTCTTTGGAATCCGTATATCCCGCCTTACACTAGGATTATTATACTCAATAATGGAGAAGGCAATATTTTCCGTATCATACCAGGACCTGATACTACTAATGCAATGGATGAGTTTATCGCTACCAAGCACTCCAAAAATGCCGAAACTATTGCTAAGCATTTTGGATTTTCGTACTTCAGAGCGGAAGATTTGATAACTGTAGAACGAAGTTTACCTCATTTCTTCTCCCCTGATGCTAAACCTAAAATATTGGAAATTTATACCAAAAATGCTTCTTCGGAAGAGGTGCTTAAAGCATATTTTAAAAGTTTAAAACTGGATTGA
- a CDS encoding S46 family peptidase, whose translation MKRLFLGLTFLLSFLQAKADEGMWLLMLVKRLNGVDMQKQGLRLTPEEIYSVNNSSLKDAIVSFGGFCTGEIVSPEGMIFTNHHCGYGAIAALSTPKKDHLTNGFWAMKKSEELNAKGLYVRFLERMGDATERINSKLNNNMTASEREAIIKAEYEAIKKENSENGKYTVVVKDFFNGNEFYYFVYRDYTDVRLVGTPPASLGKYGGDTDNWEWPRHTADFSIFRVYADKNGNPSEYNVNNVPLKPKHFLPISLKGVKPGDFAMIMGYPGRTNRYLTSYGISQLVNKDYPAWVDGSKAAMDIMKKYMDKDDATRLGYASQYASVANYWKNRAGTIEAVNKNGTIGEKQDLENRYLQWAVQPANDATYGNVLNEIKAYYNQVSDRNVEKNYSLILQRNAKYIGVAYRLGSLFKTYADQDKAGQDKMKPELEKAINDYYEHFDVQLEGEMLSKLVSLYQVRVKKEAQSKTLASSNASELANLAYASIFANKQSATQFLNNPDRLKIDGDKLYQWANAYITDQRLQMETYVKVEEAFDKNTRLFLDGLRKAVPEKKYYPDANSTMRLTYGKVDTLPFRSDRLYHGVTNNYYTNMEGLIAKYKKGDEEFDLPQRVLKLYKNKDYGIYADKAGYMPVNFLSDNDITGGNSGSPVIDANGHLIGIAFDGNSEALSGDIVFEPKLQKTINVDVRFVLWVIDKYAGAKNLIEEMKLVK comes from the coding sequence ATGAAAAGATTGTTTCTTGGACTCACATTTTTGTTGAGTTTCCTACAAGCGAAAGCAGACGAAGGTATGTGGCTTCTGATGCTAGTTAAAAGATTAAATGGTGTGGATATGCAGAAGCAAGGGCTTCGTTTAACACCTGAAGAAATTTACTCTGTTAATAACTCCAGCCTTAAAGATGCTATTGTAAGTTTTGGCGGTTTTTGTACAGGTGAAATTGTATCTCCAGAAGGTATGATTTTTACCAATCACCACTGTGGATATGGTGCTATAGCAGCACTTTCTACACCTAAAAAAGACCACTTAACCAATGGTTTCTGGGCAATGAAAAAGTCTGAAGAACTTAATGCTAAAGGGCTTTATGTAAGATTTTTGGAAAGAATGGGAGATGCCACAGAACGCATTAACTCTAAGCTTAATAATAATATGACTGCTTCTGAAAGAGAAGCTATCATAAAAGCTGAATACGAAGCTATCAAAAAAGAAAACTCTGAAAATGGTAAATATACCGTTGTTGTTAAGGATTTCTTTAATGGTAACGAGTTCTATTACTTCGTGTACAGAGATTATACGGATGTTCGTTTGGTAGGTACACCTCCCGCATCTTTGGGTAAATATGGTGGAGATACAGATAACTGGGAGTGGCCTAGACATACAGCGGATTTTAGTATCTTCCGTGTATATGCAGACAAAAACGGAAACCCATCTGAATACAATGTGAATAATGTTCCTCTTAAGCCAAAACATTTTCTTCCTATTTCTTTAAAAGGAGTAAAGCCAGGAGATTTTGCAATGATAATGGGCTACCCAGGGAGAACTAATAGATATTTAACTTCTTACGGTATTTCTCAACTTGTTAATAAAGATTATCCAGCGTGGGTAGATGGCTCCAAAGCCGCTATGGACATTATGAAAAAATATATGGATAAAGATGATGCTACAAGATTAGGTTATGCTTCTCAATACGCTTCTGTAGCTAACTATTGGAAGAACAGAGCTGGTACTATAGAGGCTGTTAACAAAAATGGTACTATTGGAGAAAAGCAGGATTTGGAAAACAGATACTTGCAGTGGGCTGTTCAGCCAGCTAATGATGCTACTTATGGTAATGTACTTAATGAAATAAAAGCTTACTATAACCAAGTATCTGATAGAAATGTGGAGAAAAACTATAGCCTTATCTTACAAAGAAATGCTAAGTACATAGGTGTAGCTTACCGTTTAGGAAGCTTATTTAAAACTTATGCAGACCAAGATAAAGCTGGGCAAGATAAAATGAAGCCAGAGCTTGAAAAAGCAATAAATGACTACTATGAACACTTTGATGTTCAACTAGAAGGAGAAATGTTAAGTAAATTAGTAAGTCTGTACCAAGTAAGAGTAAAAAAAGAAGCTCAATCTAAAACACTAGCTAGTTCTAACGCATCAGAGCTTGCTAATTTAGCTTATGCTTCTATATTTGCTAATAAGCAGTCTGCAACTCAATTCCTTAATAATCCTGATAGGCTTAAAATTGATGGGGATAAACTTTATCAATGGGCTAACGCTTACATTACAGACCAAAGACTTCAAATGGAAACTTATGTAAAAGTAGAAGAAGCTTTTGATAAGAATACTAGATTATTCTTAGACGGTCTTAGAAAAGCGGTTCCTGAGAAGAAATATTATCCAGATGCTAACTCTACAATGCGTTTAACTTACGGTAAAGTAGATACACTTCCATTCCGTTCAGATAGACTTTATCATGGTGTTACTAATAATTACTACACTAATATGGAAGGTCTTATCGCTAAGTACAAAAAAGGAGATGAGGAGTTTGATTTACCACAAAGAGTATTAAAACTATACAAAAATAAAGACTATGGTATCTATGCAGATAAGGCAGGATATATGCCTGTAAACTTCTTATCTGATAATGATATTACAGGAGGAAATTCAGGTTCTCCAGTGATAGATGCTAACGGTCATTTAATAGGTATTGCCTTTGATGGAAATAGCGAAGCTCTAAGTGGAGATATCGTATTCGAGCCTAAATTACAGAAAACTATAAATGTAGATGTAAGATTTGTACTTTGGGTAATAGACAAATACGCAGGTGCTAAAAACTTAATAGAAGAAATGAAACTAGTTAAATAA
- a CDS encoding DUF3078 domain-containing protein, with the protein MKKTLLMALAFVGTAASAQETVSDSTKHWSIVGQNTLMLNQAAFSNWVGGGANNVGWLAGTNYNMTYEKGKDLWENIVVLGYGQNNTKGVGTRKTQDVINLSSNYGRKISQNWYASAGASLQTQFAPGYENGNDPSAKKISNFMAPGYIMAGAGFTYRPNENFTATLRPANARWTLVLDKDLQRAGNFGLKHDGDSSLFQFGFLGTAVYKVQLMENMSLINTASVFSDYLNHPERLVLGYNGVLNMKINKYVSSVITLDLLYDHNQIRKTQMRQTLGVGFAYNINKGVKKSDTKDNQSWK; encoded by the coding sequence ATGAAAAAGACACTTCTAATGGCGTTGGCTTTTGTAGGTACAGCGGCGTCGGCACAAGAAACAGTATCAGATAGTACCAAACATTGGTCTATAGTAGGGCAAAATACACTTATGCTTAACCAAGCGGCTTTCTCTAACTGGGTAGGTGGTGGAGCCAATAATGTGGGTTGGTTAGCAGGTACTAACTACAATATGACTTATGAAAAAGGTAAAGACCTTTGGGAAAATATAGTGGTATTGGGTTATGGGCAAAATAATACTAAAGGTGTAGGTACCAGAAAAACTCAAGATGTTATCAATCTTTCTTCTAACTATGGTAGAAAGATTTCTCAAAATTGGTATGCATCTGCTGGAGCTAGTTTACAAACTCAGTTTGCTCCTGGATATGAGAATGGTAATGACCCTTCTGCTAAAAAAATATCTAATTTTATGGCTCCTGGCTATATAATGGCTGGTGCAGGTTTTACTTATAGACCTAATGAAAACTTTACAGCAACATTGAGACCTGCTAATGCAAGATGGACCTTGGTATTGGATAAGGATTTGCAAAGAGCTGGAAATTTTGGTTTAAAACATGATGGAGATTCTTCTCTATTCCAGTTTGGTTTCTTGGGAACAGCCGTTTACAAGGTACAGCTGATGGAAAATATGTCGCTTATCAATACAGCTTCTGTATTTTCTGATTACCTTAATCACCCTGAAAGATTGGTATTAGGATATAATGGAGTACTTAATATGAAGATTAATAAGTATGTTTCTTCCGTAATTACACTTGATTTATTATACGACCACAATCAAATTAGAAAGACACAAATGAGACAAACTCTAGGTGTTGGTTTTGCTTATAATATTAATAAAGGAGTTAAAAAATCTGATACTAAGGATAACCAAAGCTGGAAATAG